The Hyla sarda isolate aHylSar1 chromosome 2, aHylSar1.hap1, whole genome shotgun sequence genome includes the window TATTGACAGTTGGGATGTAGTTACTTCCATGGCAACACAGCGCTGTGATGCTGGTGTCTGTGTCCTTCGGGAAAAATGAGAACAAAGACTGTAATACTGGAACTGAATTGTCCTGCTGGACTATACTATGTGGGAAAAATGTGAATTTTGACCTCcacttaaatagaaaaaaaatacacatgcctGCCAACCACTGGAGCTTATTGAAACTGGCAAAGACAAAGGTCATTCTAAACTGTGAAACAAAAGGTGCCTCATCATTGTGCCACAGACCTCTGTTTATAAGACTTTTGATATCAAACTACATTTCAGTATCGGAAATAACTATTTTTAGTGCAAAATTTTTCGTGGATGGTGCATTGAAGGTTACGACTTATACTGTCTTGTGCCAAGGGAATGCCATTTGACACATACATGCACGAATATGCACTTAACTGAATTCtatattgtaaataaaaaaatataaacttgTTTAAAACTGTTATATTACAGGGACACTCCAGACCCTACCTGTCATACTGTAAGTTAAATGCTTTATCTTGATATATAATTAcctattttacttaaaggggttattccagtATTTAAATTTGCTATACACTGGATAGGGTATAACTGATCTGAATACTGAAACACCCACCGATCAGGAGAAGAGAGGTCTATACTTCCCAACAGTgtacctattctgtggatagataATAACTTTGAATGTTAGGAAAAGCAACATCTACCTACTTTCTGACACTCAATCTTCTTGCTAAATCTGGCACATCTTTTCTATGTTTAGAATTGTGTCATTGAAATGTTTGGCAATAAACAGGTTAGAAAACTAGGATTATTTTTACCTTTTGATatgcctatttttttttcttccgatGTCTCCCTTCTTTGGTCCATTGCTACAGTTAATTTTGCAATGGATCTGATGACTGGTCCCTTTATGGATTTCTAGTCTTGCCagctgtttgcatttttttttccaatctatcttttgtttttgattttttttagtttcaagtttagtttttttattcaAGTTAATGAAAATTTATGTAAAATTTGCAACCAGTCAGTCATTTTTGTATCaggtttttttcaacttttttcctTTTGGATACTAGATGTAAACGATCATATTAGTGTGGGAGGGCTCCTaactgacactgatgacagatgtgGGGTGACAGATGTGATGACATGCCAAAATGCaattgggagaacttgtacaatacAAAGGCGATTGTTTGTTTTTAATGAGAATACCGTACATGCCATAATTTTCTTCATGAATGTTATATACTCATGAATATTATGACCTGTTGCTTAAGTACACAAAACTGGGATGGCAGGATGGGTATTAGACAAAAAATGCAACATGCATACGGATTTCTGCCACATAATTTACCAAGGAAACATACACCACCTACCAAAAAGTACAGCATAGGTTTAAAGCATTTTCTCCTACAATCCAGTTGGACACTCTAGGGTTAAGACAATCAAttttttgcttcttttatttctgcATGCACATACATGGCATGGTCTTCAAAACAGAGGTAACAGTACTGCCTTTATTGGTCCCACCAACTACATGACAGAGCTGTAGGGTCGCAGCAGTTATATATCAGCTAAGTAACCAACTCGCAAAACTGTCACAAATTAAGAAATTTCTATTTCCACTATCTCAAACGGGTTGTCTCAAAACAACCTCTGTACTTTAACCTTGTTTAGGcatagtggccctgatttactattttaaacctgacaTGCTTTTATCGGGTTGTGTTCCGAGGTGTGTTGCAGTGTGCCACAATTTCTGTCTGTGCCAAATTAAACCTGAAAGAAAGTGAGTTTCCaggttccatataaaaaataataaattttattTAGATCCTTTAAAAATGTGCAAAACAACAAATAGGTGACCCCATGAAAATCCAAATGAAATGCTGACGCGTTTCGATTTATTAATAAACCTTAATCATAGCAATAGTTATATGTAGGAACCTGATCCTCTCTTTATACCTGTAGTAAATGTAGTAGACCAGGTAAGAGATCCACCCACCTGAAGGGTGGGGGCAGTCATTAATCAACTTGGTATGAGAATTCACAGCTGTGTGAAAACTCAGGTAGAAAGAAAGGAACAAAACAGTATacaggaaaaaatgtataaaaatcacAGCAGTATTGATGGTATATTTAGAAAATGTACATTAGATCATTTTTGTGGTTAAGTCCTCGGGGGAATCTGGTATCCAGACAGAAGATCCAAAACGCCTCCCGTCTGAATACCATTTTCCCCCAGTCACCACCTCTGTTAGGAGGCTTAACCCTTTTGATACCCTGacacggcattcaactttgatcgccatgtctgaacGGTTAATACTggcatcggtgatgtccggtattagctgcgggtacCGGCCGgagatggccgccgggaccgaccaaatatgatgcggggtcaccatgtgaccctgcattatatcgcaggagccagcgcaggacataaatatatgtccgGCATTGTTAAGGAGTTAATAGGGTGTGCAGGAGGAAAGAGCGGAGAAGAAATGGAGCAGTGGGCAGAGGAGGATGGTGCATCGGGGAGCAGTGAATAGTGCCAGGAGGACTATGTAAGTACATTCCAGAAGTTGTGGATAACTTTTTTAGAGTCTATTCACAGGTTcagtattctgcacatatttgatgggcaaggttttatgctgcagatttcaatggaaACCAAATaactgaatacagcttcaaatcatttgcatcaaatatgtgcagcacactgtatgtgtgaatagacccttattggggttaataaaaagatttttaaaaagcagTCAGTCAAGTcccaacctataaccctactgtattgatccaaaggaagtaaaaaaaaaaaaacattgcagcaggggccaattgccccatactaagagaaatttttttttcaagaaaggcATCCAatcctaagttaaaggggtactccggtggaaagcgaTTTCCACCggaggaagttaaacagatttgtaaattacttttattaaaaaatctttacccttccattacttttaagcagctgtaagctacagaggaaattattttcttttttaatttatttttggttttgtccacattgctctctgctgccacctctgtccgtgccaggaactgtccagagcaggagaaaatccccatagcaaacctatactgctctggacagttcctgacatggacagaggtgtgagcagagagcactgtggacaagacaaaaaaagaaattagaaaataatttccactgtcgcatacagctgcttaaaagtactggaagggtaaatgttttttaatagaagtaatttacaaatctgtttaactttctttcaccagttgatttaaaaaaaatgttttccactggagtacccctttttattttttttcctgagtcCCGAGGTagcacacaaagggttaacataTTTCCTTTTCCTACTGGACAGAAGCATGTTACTCGTTAATTAATCAAATCATAAGGTACACCTGGATAACTGACCCTCTCCCCTAGGGTATAAACCCCCAAAGAACCACAAACATACTGTGTAGTATGCAGCaatgaacatttaaaggggttatccagcataaggtgcttttagtacgtacctggcagacagtaatggacatgcttaggaaggatctgcgcttgtcttggggctaaatggctatgttgtgatattaccataatactgtggctagctttttgtgaactggtatttcctgtttgttttctttgactacaaattccataattccattttcctcccttccacacatcagccaccccacccattgaaacataaatgagctgtatccattcaaaagacatgtggttttcaatcagggtgcctacagctgttgcattagttgcagattgatctcccaccaagcgatcgctccacccattgaagcagacgggctccctgtcatcagctaactagtgagtcaggtctcggctgcattgcaacctgggaaaaattggagacaacagtcattttgtatgctgttaaaaataaatattggggtgaaaatcacagaaaaattgtgagaaaaccatcacacacaggtacagacactatattatgaactacactaacgttacagccccagtagcatagtcaaataaaaaaaaaaaatcctggaatacccctttaatagggtggGAAACTTGTGCTGCCTCGGACTCATGAAAAGAAAACATTTTGGTAAGTAAATTTAAACCTTCCATTTCGTCCCTCGGCAGCACACAAAGGGACGTAGCCATTTCCAGCACTTGCCTGCCAAAGGACGCCTCCTTGCCAGCCATGAGATCCAGCTTATAGTGATGGACGAAGGTGTCTGAGGAGGACTATGTCACTGCTCAGCAGATCTGATCCAAGTGATAAATTAGCCCAGGAAGTGGACATTTCTCTGGTCAAGTGGGTATGCACCTGAATAGGGCATTCTTTACCCAAAGCAGAATAGCAGAAGGAAATCACATCCTTAATTCATATTGAGAGAGATGCTTTAGACGCTGGCTTTCCCTTATTAGGACCCACAAACTGAAGAAAGAGAGAATTCGATAGCCTGAAGGATTGTGTCTTATTGATGTAACATAGCATGGCCACAAGAAAAATAACTTTTCATGACAGAAATGACAATAGGCTCAAAAAGACAAATCTTCAGGATTTTGAGGACTGATGGTAGATCCCATGAAGGAAGAGGTGGCCTAACAGTGGGTCTGAGATttgaaaaagctttaaaaaaaatttcactaagggATTATTAGAAAGGGAACTTCATTGATAGCTGAAAATCATTGATAGCTGAAAACGGTACCTGGATAGTGTTTGGTTTGAGTCCTTTATCAAAACCTTCCTTTAGAAACTGAAGCACTTGTGATATATTTGGATTGGTGATATGATGTTCCATACACCAGGCTTGGAAGGCTTTGACCACTCTAGAGTAAACTTTAAGGGTGGAGTTTTTTTTTGGAGCAGATAgtaagtcaatgagatcttctgATAGGCCTTTGGAAACCAGGGTTAGCCTCTCAGGAGCCAGGCTGTGAGTCTTAACTTGTTGAGAGCAGGATGACACAGTCCTTCCTGAAGAAGCAGGTCCGGATGGGCTGGCAGTTCCCAATGACAGACCCTCGAAAGCATTAATGTGAGCTGGAACCACAACCTCCTTGGCTAAAATGGAAGAATTGCTAGTACTTTGTCCTTGTCTTGCTTGATCTTGAGAAGCATCCGAGGGATCATCGGGAATGGAGGGAAAGCATAGAGAAATCTGTTGTTCCAGGAGAAAGACAGGTCGTCGAGATGGTCTGGGTGGTCCCTCCGATAAATGGAGCAAAAGTGCAGAAGCTTCCGATTGGCTCTGGTTGCCATGACATCCATCTCTGGCAGACCAAACCTCTGGACTACTTGATGAAAGACTGATTCGTCCAGGCTCCACTCCGCTGGattgacctccttcctgctgAGGCATGGGGATTCAAGGAACCCCGAATATGGACAGCATGCAAGTCGATGAGGTGGTCCTCTGCCCAGGATATAATAAGTTTTCACTCCATCATTTGGGACAATCTCGTTCCTCCTTGCTTATTTAGATAGAACACTGTCGGGAGGTTGTCTGACTGAATCAGGACCCTGTGATCCTGTAATAGAGAAACAAAATGAGACAAGGCTAGACATACCGCTCTAAGCTCTCTTCGATTGGAGAACATTGATGCCTCAGACCTGGACCATCTTTTTTGGACCCAACTGTTGCCCAAATGTGCTCCCCAACCGCTGGCAGAGGCATCCGTGATAAGGAGAACCTGagggacaaagggggagatttatcaaaacctgtgtagagaaacaggtgcagttgcccatagcaaccaatcagatttcttctttcatttttaaaggatactgtgaaaaatgaaagaagcaatctgataggttgctatgggaaactgcaccagtcttcctctacacaggttttgataaatctccccccaaagaTCTTCCTGTACCCACCTTGTCCAGACGCAACCACCAGGAAAGATCTTGTCTCATGGAGTCAAACAAGGACATTGTCCTGTCTAATCCCCAAGGCCTCCTGTTCCATTTGGTTAAGATGTCCAGTTGTAGAGGTCTCATGTGAGCTCATCCCCATGGC containing:
- the LOC130357903 gene encoding uncharacterized protein LOC130357903, with amino-acid sequence MPQQEGGQSSGVEPGRISLSSSSPEVWSARDGCHGNQSQSEASALLLHLSEGPPRPSRRPVFLLEQQISLCFPSIPDDPSDASQDQARQGQSTSNSSILAKEVVVPAHINAFEGLSLGTASPSGPASSGRTVSSCSQQVKTHSLAPERLTLVSKGLSEDLIDLLSAPKKNSTLKVYSRVVKAFQAWCMEHHITNPNISQVLQFLKEGFDKGLKPNTIQVPFSAINDFQLSMKFPF